In the genome of Poecilia reticulata strain Guanapo linkage group LG16, Guppy_female_1.0+MT, whole genome shotgun sequence, one region contains:
- the scnm1 gene encoding sodium channel modifier 1 isoform X1, with product MSFKREGDDKSQLNILKKRRVADLLSNFIPEDEAALMKNGRYTCLVCSYRPVFDTVDILTVHRQGKKHLEGLKTFYGKKAKLKIEVSKRQHENYIQSEEKQQEPSSSAPLLAQTRKLTHHALLKTVPYNSCHRKTSTKPERRSMSTVSGATGNLHSKSPSTSCKTEVSETSASNHDDSNAVETEDQAALTQAAEPLTAQRRREMEHYLKLKSDGWVQDRNGQWVKDENVEFDSDEEEPAPLVPLSTS from the exons ATGTCGTTTAAAAGAGAAGGAGATGATAAAAGTCAGCTCAATATTCTGAAG AAACGTCGTGTGGCAGAccttttgtctaattttattcCGGAAGATGAAGCGGCTCTTATGAAAAATGGGAG ATACACTTGTCTTGTATGCTCCTACCGTCCTGTGTTTGATACAGTAGACATATTGACAGTTCACAGGCAAGGAAAGAAGCATCTAGAAG GATTGAAAACATTCTACGGCAAGAAAGCAAAGCTGAAGATTGAAGTATCGAAAAGACAACATGAAAACTATATCcagtctgaagaaaaacaacag GAACCCTCCAGTTCAGCTCCTTTACTGGCACAAACACGGAAGCTCACCCATCATGCTTTACTAAAGACTGTCCCGTATAACAGCTGCCACAGAAAAACcag TACAAAACCTGAAAGAAGATCTATGAGTACTGTCTCAGGTGCCACTGGAAACCTACACAGCAAATCTCCATCTACATCCTGTAAAACTGAAGTTTCAGAAACATCAGCAAGCAACCATGACGACTCTAATGCAG TCGAAACAGAAGACCAGGCTGCATTAACACAAGCTGCAGAACCTCTAACAGCCCAGAGGAGGAGGGAAATGGAGCACTATCTGAAACTGAaaag tgatggGTGGGTGCAAGATCGTAACGGCCAGTGGGTCAAAGACGAGAATGTGGAGTTTGACTCGGATGAGGAAGAACCTGCACCTCTGGTTCCCTTATCTACAAGCTAG
- the scnm1 gene encoding sodium channel modifier 1 isoform X3, translating into MKNGRYTCLVCSYRPVFDTVDILTVHRQGKKHLEGLKTFYGKKAKLKIEVSKRQHENYIQSEEKQQEPSSSAPLLAQTRKLTHHALLKTVPYNSCHRKTSTKPERRSMSTVSGATGNLHSKSPSTSCKTEVSETSASNHDDSNAVETEDQAALTQAAEPLTAQRRREMEHYLKLKSDGWVQDRNGQWVKDENVEFDSDEEEPAPLVPLSTS; encoded by the exons ATGAAAAATGGGAG ATACACTTGTCTTGTATGCTCCTACCGTCCTGTGTTTGATACAGTAGACATATTGACAGTTCACAGGCAAGGAAAGAAGCATCTAGAAG GATTGAAAACATTCTACGGCAAGAAAGCAAAGCTGAAGATTGAAGTATCGAAAAGACAACATGAAAACTATATCcagtctgaagaaaaacaacag GAACCCTCCAGTTCAGCTCCTTTACTGGCACAAACACGGAAGCTCACCCATCATGCTTTACTAAAGACTGTCCCGTATAACAGCTGCCACAGAAAAACcag TACAAAACCTGAAAGAAGATCTATGAGTACTGTCTCAGGTGCCACTGGAAACCTACACAGCAAATCTCCATCTACATCCTGTAAAACTGAAGTTTCAGAAACATCAGCAAGCAACCATGACGACTCTAATGCAG TCGAAACAGAAGACCAGGCTGCATTAACACAAGCTGCAGAACCTCTAACAGCCCAGAGGAGGAGGGAAATGGAGCACTATCTGAAACTGAaaag tgatggGTGGGTGCAAGATCGTAACGGCCAGTGGGTCAAAGACGAGAATGTGGAGTTTGACTCGGATGAGGAAGAACCTGCACCTCTGGTTCCCTTATCTACAAGCTAG
- the scnm1 gene encoding sodium channel modifier 1 isoform X2 produces MIRHKRCIQKRRVADLLSNFIPEDEAALMKNGRYTCLVCSYRPVFDTVDILTVHRQGKKHLEGLKTFYGKKAKLKIEVSKRQHENYIQSEEKQQEPSSSAPLLAQTRKLTHHALLKTVPYNSCHRKTSTKPERRSMSTVSGATGNLHSKSPSTSCKTEVSETSASNHDDSNAVETEDQAALTQAAEPLTAQRRREMEHYLKLKSDGWVQDRNGQWVKDENVEFDSDEEEPAPLVPLSTS; encoded by the exons ATGATTCGTCACAAACGCTGCATTCAG AAACGTCGTGTGGCAGAccttttgtctaattttattcCGGAAGATGAAGCGGCTCTTATGAAAAATGGGAG ATACACTTGTCTTGTATGCTCCTACCGTCCTGTGTTTGATACAGTAGACATATTGACAGTTCACAGGCAAGGAAAGAAGCATCTAGAAG GATTGAAAACATTCTACGGCAAGAAAGCAAAGCTGAAGATTGAAGTATCGAAAAGACAACATGAAAACTATATCcagtctgaagaaaaacaacag GAACCCTCCAGTTCAGCTCCTTTACTGGCACAAACACGGAAGCTCACCCATCATGCTTTACTAAAGACTGTCCCGTATAACAGCTGCCACAGAAAAACcag TACAAAACCTGAAAGAAGATCTATGAGTACTGTCTCAGGTGCCACTGGAAACCTACACAGCAAATCTCCATCTACATCCTGTAAAACTGAAGTTTCAGAAACATCAGCAAGCAACCATGACGACTCTAATGCAG TCGAAACAGAAGACCAGGCTGCATTAACACAAGCTGCAGAACCTCTAACAGCCCAGAGGAGGAGGGAAATGGAGCACTATCTGAAACTGAaaag tgatggGTGGGTGCAAGATCGTAACGGCCAGTGGGTCAAAGACGAGAATGTGGAGTTTGACTCGGATGAGGAAGAACCTGCACCTCTGGTTCCCTTATCTACAAGCTAG
- the lysmd1 gene encoding lysM and putative peptidoglycan-binding domain-containing protein 1 isoform X2 — protein MLYRQKLIEHTVKPGETLQGLALKYGVTVEVIKRANRLYTNDSIFLKKSLSIPILSDLNDHSNGVDSSEEDHKEGKTNCDTEDYREPESDLTPRDFLKRLDNSISQSKEAAARGCKDAEKRVAALEAACSSTTSDWRPLTRSQSVISSSRFQQQAQLGAVPLTTTELTKKLKEREDEIFEL, from the exons atgttataTAGGCAG AAACTCATTGAACACACAGTTAAACCAGGGGAGACACTTCAGGGTCTGGCTTTAAAGTATGGCGTGACT gtcGAGGTAATCAAAAGAGCAAACAGACTGTACACCAACGACTCAATATTCCTGAAGAAATCCTTGTCAATCCCAATCCTGTCAGACTTGAATGACCACAGCAATGGGGTAGATTCGTCTGAGGAAGACCATAAAGAAGGAAAGACAAACTGTGATACAGAGGATTATAGAGAACCTGAATCAGACCTCACTCCTAGAGATTTTTTGAAAAGACTGGATAACTCGATCAGCCAGTCCAAGGAGGCTGCAGCCAGAGGATGCAAAGACGCAGAGAAACG tgttGCAGCCCTAGAAGCAGCTTGCTCAAGCACAACTTCAGACTGGCGTCCGTTAACAAGGTCACAGAGTGTTATTTCATCATCAAGATTTCAGCAGCAAGCCCAACTTGGGGCAGTCCCCCTCACTACCACTGAGCTCACCAAGAAGCTGAAAGAAAGGGAAGATGAGATCTTTGAACTGTga
- the lysmd1 gene encoding lysM and putative peptidoglycan-binding domain-containing protein 1 isoform X1 — protein sequence MSGERASLPSGGGGLLRGSRARSYGSLTRSSLSPVRQKLIEHTVKPGETLQGLALKYGVTVEVIKRANRLYTNDSIFLKKSLSIPILSDLNDHSNGVDSSEEDHKEGKTNCDTEDYREPESDLTPRDFLKRLDNSISQSKEAAARGCKDAEKRVAALEAACSSTTSDWRPLTRSQSVISSSRFQQQAQLGAVPLTTTELTKKLKEREDEIFEL from the exons ATGTCCGGGGAGCGAGCGTCGTTGCCATCCGGGGGAGGCGGCCTGCTTCGCGGAAGCCGAGCAAGATCTTATGGCAGCTTAACTCGCTCTTCGCTTTCTCCGGTTCGCCAGAAACTCATTGAACACACAGTTAAACCAGGGGAGACACTTCAGGGTCTGGCTTTAAAGTATGGCGTGACT gtcGAGGTAATCAAAAGAGCAAACAGACTGTACACCAACGACTCAATATTCCTGAAGAAATCCTTGTCAATCCCAATCCTGTCAGACTTGAATGACCACAGCAATGGGGTAGATTCGTCTGAGGAAGACCATAAAGAAGGAAAGACAAACTGTGATACAGAGGATTATAGAGAACCTGAATCAGACCTCACTCCTAGAGATTTTTTGAAAAGACTGGATAACTCGATCAGCCAGTCCAAGGAGGCTGCAGCCAGAGGATGCAAAGACGCAGAGAAACG tgttGCAGCCCTAGAAGCAGCTTGCTCAAGCACAACTTCAGACTGGCGTCCGTTAACAAGGTCACAGAGTGTTATTTCATCATCAAGATTTCAGCAGCAAGCCCAACTTGGGGCAGTCCCCCTCACTACCACTGAGCTCACCAAGAAGCTGAAAGAAAGGGAAGATGAGATCTTTGAACTGTga